In Gimesia benthica, a single window of DNA contains:
- a CDS encoding LamG domain-containing protein encodes MTQPDPDIREQILELADAQCAGIITEDELATLEGLLTAHPEYRREYLNYVFVHIGLAGTAQARVLQDPEAELPLSVKPAADNTSEPVERGYLVMLIPIVCSAICLGAVGIFLLMGDFKGLWEPEMVLQQRSKYYFDDSASPPEEIASVNQVARARWELLGNSPAVTDRFQPGTVKVTSGEVEFAFSGGADINVASPSLFGFERKDQGTLFSGSISTQRSDRKALFRLETPSIELIDQGTEYEVSVNEAAETFVHVLDGQVAVKPRGRLPRFYWNFDEPPQTALSDVLNQSPVQAGKNALRVQGLIGPGAIQFNNRPDASLRLGNGGGQEVGTGDYAVSTGITVEALVVSDWKAADSPQTQAPFDYDEIFRKEDGSYRILLSFQNDDKAGITQIPQVGDGPCLSFGLYLSGLGYSELDMPLDGKEGRPTLAEMRDGQPHHIVATYNGWTGEKAIYIDGIMRMSHRFPVGTMIISGGAAPAVIGNLISAQSATLVGREPFNGVIDEVAFYDYALNAGTIATHFSLFKAGKDYFDGQFLDILRQEKQEDYLLIHKGQKMKFSAETGKPVL; translated from the coding sequence GTGACCCAACCCGATCCTGACATCCGCGAACAGATTCTGGAACTGGCCGACGCCCAGTGTGCGGGCATCATCACGGAAGACGAACTCGCTACACTGGAGGGTCTGCTCACCGCGCATCCCGAGTACCGCCGCGAATACCTGAATTACGTTTTCGTGCACATCGGACTGGCGGGTACCGCCCAGGCGCGCGTATTGCAGGATCCCGAAGCCGAATTACCGCTGAGCGTCAAACCTGCCGCAGACAATACAAGCGAGCCCGTCGAACGGGGCTACCTGGTGATGCTGATTCCGATTGTCTGTTCGGCGATCTGCCTGGGCGCGGTGGGCATCTTTCTGTTGATGGGCGATTTCAAAGGGCTGTGGGAACCGGAGATGGTTCTGCAGCAGCGTTCCAAATATTACTTCGATGACAGCGCCTCGCCGCCGGAAGAAATCGCCAGCGTCAACCAGGTCGCACGGGCCCGCTGGGAACTGCTGGGGAACAGTCCGGCTGTCACGGATCGCTTCCAGCCAGGCACGGTCAAAGTGACGTCGGGCGAAGTCGAGTTTGCCTTTTCGGGTGGTGCAGATATTAACGTGGCCAGCCCTTCCCTGTTTGGCTTTGAACGGAAAGACCAGGGAACCCTGTTTTCCGGCAGTATCTCGACGCAGCGTTCCGATCGCAAGGCGCTCTTTCGGCTGGAGACGCCGAGCATCGAGTTAATCGACCAGGGGACAGAATACGAAGTCAGTGTGAATGAGGCGGCTGAGACGTTCGTGCATGTGCTGGACGGTCAGGTCGCGGTCAAACCCCGCGGTCGGCTGCCGCGCTTCTACTGGAACTTCGATGAGCCGCCCCAGACCGCGCTGTCCGATGTGTTGAACCAGAGTCCGGTTCAGGCCGGGAAGAACGCGCTGCGGGTCCAGGGACTGATTGGTCCGGGAGCCATTCAGTTCAACAACCGTCCCGATGCGAGTCTGCGGCTGGGGAACGGCGGCGGTCAGGAAGTGGGAACCGGCGATTACGCGGTCTCCACCGGGATCACCGTCGAAGCGCTGGTGGTTTCGGACTGGAAAGCAGCGGACTCGCCTCAGACCCAGGCTCCCTTTGATTACGATGAAATCTTCCGCAAGGAGGATGGCAGCTATCGGATATTGCTCAGCTTTCAGAATGATGACAAGGCAGGAATCACACAGATTCCGCAGGTGGGTGATGGCCCCTGTCTCTCGTTCGGACTCTATCTGTCCGGGCTGGGTTACAGCGAACTGGACATGCCTCTGGACGGGAAAGAGGGCCGCCCGACGCTGGCCGAAATGCGCGATGGTCAGCCCCATCATATCGTCGCCACCTATAATGGCTGGACGGGTGAGAAAGCCATTTACATCGACGGCATCATGCGGATGAGCCATCGCTTCCCGGTGGGGACGATGATCATCAGCGGCGGTGCAGCGCCCGCAGTGATCGGTAACCTGATCTCAGCACAATCGGCTACTCTGGTCGGCCGCGAACCGTTTAATGGTGTGATTGATGAAGTCGCTTTCTACGACTATGCCCTCAATGCAGGCACGATCGCGACCCATTTCAGTCTCTTCAAAGCGGGTAAAGACTATTTCGACGGCCAGTTTCTGGACATCCTCCGCCAGGAAAAACAGGAAGATTACCTGTTAATCCACAAGGGACAGAAGATGAAATTCTCCGCGGAGACGGGCAAGCCGGTGCTTTAA
- a CDS encoding sigma-70 family RNA polymerase sigma factor: protein MNTPTDHPESSESFFRQFSQSDRKIYGYILALVLDVAAAEDIFQETCVILWKEYPRYDPERSFLNWAYGIAFNQIRKYRRTFQNQRLIFSDALVTVLAEDVSQMAEEQSERQLALTRCLENLSSPERDLLDSYYGDRQTAATLAERGNCSVHAIYKTIKKLRRALHECVSRRLSSEASS, encoded by the coding sequence ATGAACACTCCCACAGACCATCCTGAATCGAGCGAATCTTTTTTCCGCCAGTTTTCCCAGTCGGACCGCAAGATCTACGGATACATTCTGGCGCTGGTGCTCGATGTGGCGGCTGCGGAAGATATTTTTCAGGAGACGTGCGTGATCCTCTGGAAGGAATATCCCCGCTATGATCCGGAACGGAGTTTTCTGAACTGGGCATACGGCATCGCCTTTAACCAGATTCGCAAGTACCGGCGGACGTTCCAGAACCAGCGGCTGATTTTCAGCGATGCACTGGTGACCGTGCTGGCAGAGGATGTGTCCCAGATGGCAGAAGAACAGAGCGAACGTCAACTGGCACTCACCCGTTGCCTGGAGAATCTGTCGTCCCCCGAGCGGGATCTGCTCGATTCCTATTACGGCGATCGACAGACCGCGGCCACGCTGGCCGAACGGGGGAACTGTTCGGTGCATGCGATTTATAAAACAATTAAAAAACTGAGGCGGGCGCTGCACGAATGCGTCAGCCGTCGACTTTCGAGTGAGGCTTCATCGTGA
- a CDS encoding PSD1 and planctomycete cytochrome C domain-containing protein, whose product MCSLISRNLKFALSLVCCLPIIAAPTAAAEPDFEKDVLPLFQKHCIRCHNESTKDGGLSLETKQSALKGGENVRVIVPGVAAESMLLDYVTGPEPEMPKKGAPLNEQEIATLRNWIKAGAVWPPELRIREAQLTAKDWWSFQPLEKPALPELTDKERALVRTPVDAFLLARLRKEGLTFSPLADRRTLIRRIYYDLTGLPPTPTEIDSFVNDPDPRAYEKLVDKLLASPRYGERWARHWLDVVHYADTHGYDKDKLRENAWPYRDYVIRALNEDKPYAQFIQQQIAGDVINPHSPDGVPATGFIVAGPFDWVGQIEISENLIEKKITRNLDRDDMVATVLNTTVSLTVQCARCHNHKFDPISQADYYGLQAVFAGIDRAERSFDPDPETARKRQTLLTEHARVQKLHQDLDTAIRKRGGAELKRMEAELKQAQEAKAGQGVAFGYHSKIEKSDQAAKWVQLNFKQPVSAEKITLMPAFDNYNNIGAGFGFPRRFKLEISDTPDFKVSTIIADQTREDYTNPGTKPLHFDLKGQKIQYLRLTATKLAPRSNDFIFALGEIQVLAQDERNLAAQAQVTSLDSIEAPPRWSRKNLIDGKFYQSLDSNQDLAQLKQKRDDLLASLSSEEEKQSLRDWSAKIKRVQSELGKLPQQKKVFAAATDFPRRGNFRPTEGEPRPVFLLSRGSEKAPIREVEPAVPGLIEGLGQNLHLPDPGDEGARRAALAHWIISPRNPLTWRSIVNRVWLYHFGKGIVETPNDFGRMGAKPTHPELLDYLASRFRDEGQSLKQLHRWIVLSTAYQQSSQANEQGARIDGDNRLLWRMNRRKLEAEAIRDAVLQISGKLDLNMYGPGDRLFVLEKPQHSPHYLYQKYDPKTAETHRRSIYRFIVRSVPDPFMESLDCADPSQITPKRIQTLTALQALALLNDQFMVSMSGFFAEQVKGDKRELKTQVSRAFETALGRAPTSDEVKLLVEVGKQHGLANVCRLILNSNEFIFID is encoded by the coding sequence ATGTGCTCTCTCATTTCACGGAATCTGAAATTCGCACTCTCCCTGGTCTGCTGCCTGCCGATCATCGCGGCACCGACAGCTGCTGCTGAACCCGATTTTGAGAAAGACGTGCTCCCCCTCTTTCAGAAGCACTGCATCCGCTGTCATAACGAAAGCACGAAAGATGGCGGTCTGTCACTGGAAACTAAACAGAGCGCGCTCAAAGGGGGCGAGAATGTGCGGGTGATCGTCCCCGGCGTCGCCGCGGAAAGCATGCTGCTCGATTACGTCACCGGCCCCGAACCGGAGATGCCCAAAAAGGGAGCGCCACTCAACGAACAGGAAATCGCCACGCTGCGTAACTGGATCAAAGCAGGCGCAGTCTGGCCACCGGAACTGCGGATTCGCGAAGCCCAGCTCACCGCGAAAGACTGGTGGTCGTTTCAGCCATTGGAAAAACCAGCATTACCAGAGTTGACTGATAAAGAACGCGCGCTGGTGCGGACTCCCGTCGATGCCTTTCTGCTGGCCCGCCTGCGGAAAGAGGGACTCACGTTCTCCCCACTCGCCGATCGTCGGACCCTGATCCGTCGTATTTATTATGATCTGACCGGCCTGCCTCCTACGCCGACCGAAATCGACTCCTTCGTTAACGACCCCGATCCGCGGGCTTATGAAAAACTCGTCGATAAGCTGCTCGCTTCCCCCCGTTACGGAGAACGCTGGGCGCGGCACTGGCTGGACGTGGTCCACTACGCCGACACGCACGGCTACGACAAAGACAAGCTCCGCGAAAATGCCTGGCCGTATCGGGATTATGTCATCCGGGCTCTGAATGAAGACAAGCCTTACGCACAGTTCATTCAGCAGCAGATTGCCGGCGATGTGATTAACCCGCATTCACCAGACGGCGTGCCCGCGACCGGCTTCATCGTCGCAGGCCCCTTTGACTGGGTGGGCCAGATCGAAATCAGTGAAAACCTGATCGAAAAGAAAATCACCCGCAACCTCGACCGCGACGATATGGTGGCGACCGTCCTGAATACCACGGTCAGCCTCACGGTGCAGTGTGCCCGCTGTCACAATCACAAATTCGATCCCATCTCCCAGGCAGACTATTACGGTCTGCAGGCCGTCTTCGCCGGCATCGACCGGGCCGAACGTTCCTTTGATCCGGATCCCGAAACCGCCCGGAAACGTCAGACTCTGCTGACCGAACACGCCCGCGTTCAGAAACTCCACCAGGACCTCGACACAGCGATCCGAAAGCGAGGCGGGGCAGAACTGAAACGCATGGAAGCCGAACTCAAACAGGCACAGGAAGCCAAAGCAGGGCAGGGCGTCGCCTTTGGTTATCACAGTAAAATTGAAAAGTCCGACCAGGCAGCCAAGTGGGTGCAGCTCAACTTCAAGCAGCCGGTCTCCGCCGAGAAAATCACGCTGATGCCCGCCTTTGATAATTACAACAACATCGGTGCCGGCTTCGGATTCCCGCGACGCTTCAAACTGGAAATCTCAGACACCCCGGATTTCAAAGTATCCACCATCATTGCTGACCAGACCCGCGAAGATTACACGAACCCCGGCACAAAACCTTTGCACTTCGATCTGAAGGGCCAGAAAATTCAGTATCTCAGACTGACGGCCACGAAACTTGCCCCCCGCTCGAATGATTTCATTTTCGCACTCGGAGAAATTCAGGTCCTCGCACAGGACGAACGGAACCTTGCCGCTCAGGCCCAGGTCACCTCGCTGGATTCCATCGAAGCACCTCCCCGCTGGTCCCGTAAAAATCTGATCGACGGTAAATTTTATCAAAGCCTCGATTCCAATCAGGATCTCGCACAACTCAAACAGAAACGAGATGACCTGCTGGCCAGTCTGTCGTCCGAGGAAGAGAAACAGTCACTCCGCGACTGGTCCGCTAAAATCAAACGCGTGCAGTCTGAGCTCGGTAAACTTCCCCAGCAGAAAAAGGTCTTCGCTGCGGCCACCGATTTTCCCCGTCGCGGAAATTTCCGTCCGACGGAAGGCGAACCGCGTCCGGTCTTCTTGCTGAGTCGCGGCAGCGAAAAAGCACCGATACGCGAAGTGGAACCCGCCGTCCCCGGTCTGATTGAAGGCCTGGGGCAGAACCTGCATCTGCCCGATCCAGGAGACGAAGGCGCCCGCCGGGCAGCGCTGGCCCACTGGATTATCAGCCCCCGCAATCCGCTCACCTGGCGTTCCATCGTGAACCGCGTCTGGCTGTATCACTTCGGCAAAGGGATCGTCGAGACCCCCAACGACTTCGGTCGCATGGGCGCGAAACCCACGCATCCGGAATTGCTGGATTATCTCGCCAGTCGCTTCCGCGATGAAGGCCAGTCACTGAAACAACTGCACCGCTGGATCGTCCTCAGCACCGCTTATCAACAGTCTTCACAAGCCAACGAGCAGGGCGCCCGGATCGACGGTGACAATCGTCTGCTCTGGCGGATGAATCGACGCAAACTGGAAGCCGAGGCCATTCGCGACGCCGTACTGCAGATCAGCGGCAAGCTCGATCTCAACATGTACGGACCCGGAGATCGCCTGTTCGTCCTCGAAAAACCACAGCACTCGCCGCATTACCTCTACCAGAAATACGATCCCAAAACAGCAGAGACACACCGTCGTTCGATTTACCGCTTCATCGTCCGTTCCGTCCCCGATCCTTTTATGGAATCGCTCGACTGTGCCGATCCCTCGCAGATCACTCCCAAACGCATCCAGACACTGACCGCCCTGCAGGCACTCGCACTGCTCAACGATCAGTTCATGGTCAGCATGTCCGGGTTCTTCGCAGAGCAGGTCAAAGGCGATAAACGCGAACTGAAAACGCAGGTGTCCCGCGCATTCGAAACTGCACTGGGCAGAGCTCCCACGTCGGACGAGGTGAAGCTGCTCGTCGAAGTGGGTAAGCAGCACGGGCTGGCCAATGTCTGTCGCCTGATTCTCAACAGCAACGAATTTATCTTTATCGATTAA
- a CDS encoding DUF1501 domain-containing protein, which yields MDRREFLLHAGGGLGSIALASLLKQEQLLSAAPAGTHVLHHPPRAKRVVQLYMSGAASQCDTFDYKPELIKDNGNEWDPGEKVQLFQSSPGKTMQAPWKWKQYGESGKWLNECVAPLGACVDDMAFIHNMVSKSNVHGPATFMQATGFILPGFPGMGAWISYGLGSMTDNLPTFVVLPDPRGFAPNGAANWSAGFLPASNQGTMIRPNSRTPIANLFPSNNDFITRQSDRDVLAALKQLNQKHEEQRTGDSRLNARIKSYELAAKMQLQAPEVLDLSGETKSTLNLYGLDSVDFEVQEGISEAAEIAYFGRNCLVARRLLEQGVRFVQIWSGADNGFPRRNWDSHEDIKRDHWPLGRGMSIGAAALIQDLKQRGMLDDTIILWTTEFGRMPCSQGSKGRDHNPFVFTNWLSGGGIKGGMTYGESDQWSFKPADPANPTMCYDVHATILQLLGIDHEKLTFRHNGIDRRLTDVHGHVIKEIIA from the coding sequence ATGGATCGTCGTGAATTTCTGCTGCATGCAGGCGGGGGACTGGGAAGCATCGCCCTGGCGTCGCTGCTCAAACAGGAACAACTGCTGAGCGCTGCCCCTGCCGGAACGCACGTCCTGCATCATCCGCCCCGTGCCAAACGAGTGGTCCAGCTCTACATGTCGGGAGCCGCGAGTCAGTGTGATACGTTCGATTACAAACCCGAACTCATCAAAGACAATGGCAACGAATGGGACCCTGGAGAAAAAGTGCAGCTGTTTCAGTCCTCGCCGGGCAAGACGATGCAGGCACCCTGGAAGTGGAAACAGTACGGCGAATCGGGGAAGTGGCTCAACGAATGTGTCGCCCCCCTGGGCGCCTGTGTTGACGACATGGCCTTCATTCACAATATGGTCAGCAAGTCGAACGTTCACGGCCCGGCGACTTTCATGCAGGCCACCGGTTTTATTCTTCCCGGCTTTCCCGGCATGGGGGCCTGGATCAGCTACGGTCTGGGTAGCATGACCGATAACCTGCCGACGTTCGTTGTGCTCCCCGATCCGCGCGGCTTCGCACCAAATGGCGCCGCCAACTGGTCCGCCGGCTTCCTGCCCGCCAGTAACCAGGGCACCATGATTCGTCCCAATTCCAGAACGCCCATCGCCAACCTGTTCCCATCCAACAATGATTTCATCACCCGCCAGAGCGATCGTGATGTGCTCGCAGCACTGAAACAGCTCAACCAGAAACATGAAGAACAACGAACCGGTGATTCGCGGCTGAATGCCCGCATCAAGTCTTATGAACTGGCCGCGAAAATGCAGCTGCAGGCACCCGAAGTACTCGACCTGTCCGGCGAGACTAAGAGCACGCTCAACCTGTATGGTCTCGACTCGGTCGACTTTGAAGTCCAGGAAGGCATCAGCGAGGCCGCTGAGATCGCCTACTTCGGTCGCAACTGTCTGGTAGCCCGGCGACTGCTGGAGCAGGGCGTCCGTTTCGTGCAGATCTGGTCGGGCGCGGACAACGGCTTCCCTCGGCGCAACTGGGATTCGCATGAAGATATCAAACGCGATCACTGGCCTTTAGGCCGGGGCATGTCCATCGGAGCTGCAGCGTTGATTCAGGATCTGAAGCAGAGGGGCATGCTCGACGATACGATTATTCTCTGGACGACCGAGTTCGGCAGAATGCCCTGCAGCCAGGGGAGCAAAGGCCGCGACCACAATCCGTTCGTCTTCACCAACTGGCTGTCGGGAGGCGGCATCAAAGGGGGCATGACTTATGGCGAGTCCGATCAGTGGTCCTTCAAACCCGCCGATCCAGCCAACCCCACGATGTGCTACGACGTGCATGCGACAATTCTGCAGCTGCTGGGCATCGATCACGAAAAGCTGACGTTCCGACACAATGGGATCGACCGCCGCCTGACCGACGTGCATGGTCATGTGATTAAAGAGATCATCGCCTGA
- a CDS encoding DUF1559 family PulG-like putative transporter has protein sequence MKKSRARNLKRSGFTLIELLVVISIIALLAALLIPAVFAARESARSSQCKSNLRQFGLSMHAFASTDPSGRYCTGAYDFRRDGCPDTWGWVADMVNSGAGLPQKMLCPSSTLLGSEKLNDMIGVANTSNKDSAPLSRLSDGVCATWTSGTEGTPARILQVAKLLEDGYGTNYASSWFLVRSGAKTSAGVTSSGLKGFGGSLGPLTIRRLDSSRVASSAVAFMGCGAPGDVGEAVLSNSIPGFVDAGERLAESFNDGPGRWDATAGTGGAITLMPAGTNVVGAIPAELPDPNRAGTPGPDTFLWLQDSRDWYAWHGRGSNKICNILMADGSVKAIVDLNGDGFLNPGFTGSASGGSGYTDATVELRPSECFSGPWLDAQLTKGNFE, from the coding sequence ATGAAAAAATCACGTGCTCGTAATCTGAAACGCTCAGGTTTTACCCTGATCGAACTTCTGGTGGTGATCTCGATCATCGCTCTGCTGGCTGCCCTGCTGATCCCAGCTGTTTTTGCAGCCCGCGAATCTGCCCGCTCTTCACAGTGTAAGAGCAACCTGCGTCAGTTTGGTCTTTCCATGCACGCCTTCGCATCAACTGACCCCAGCGGTCGCTACTGCACCGGTGCTTACGACTTCCGTCGTGACGGATGCCCTGACACCTGGGGCTGGGTGGCTGACATGGTCAACAGTGGTGCCGGTCTTCCTCAGAAGATGCTGTGCCCTTCATCGACTCTGCTCGGTTCAGAAAAACTGAACGACATGATCGGTGTGGCCAACACCAGTAACAAAGACTCTGCTCCACTGTCACGTCTGAGTGATGGTGTCTGTGCGACCTGGACTTCCGGTACAGAAGGTACCCCTGCCCGTATCTTACAGGTTGCTAAACTTCTGGAAGATGGTTACGGAACGAACTACGCATCCAGCTGGTTCCTCGTACGTTCTGGAGCCAAGACTTCTGCAGGCGTAACTTCATCCGGTCTGAAAGGTTTCGGCGGAAGTCTGGGTCCCTTGACCATCCGTCGTCTGGATTCTTCCCGCGTCGCTTCTTCAGCTGTCGCTTTCATGGGTTGTGGAGCTCCTGGTGACGTCGGCGAAGCTGTTCTGTCTAACTCCATTCCCGGATTCGTTGACGCTGGTGAGCGTCTGGCTGAATCTTTCAACGACGGTCCCGGCCGCTGGGATGCAACTGCAGGAACTGGTGGTGCCATCACTCTGATGCCCGCTGGTACCAATGTTGTCGGAGCAATTCCTGCTGAACTGCCCGACCCCAACCGTGCTGGTACTCCCGGCCCAGATACTTTCCTCTGGCTGCAGGATTCTCGTGACTGGTACGCATGGCACGGCCGTGGATCTAACAAGATCTGCAACATCCTGATGGCTGACGGAAGTGTGAAAGCAATAGTTGACCTGAACGGTGACGGCTTCCTGAACCCCGGTTTCACCGGTTCTGCTTCAGGTGGTTCTGGATACACCGACGCCACTGTTGAACTGCGTCCTTCTGAGTGCTTCTCCGGTCCCTGGCTGGATGCTCAGCTGACTAAAGGTAACTTCGAATAA
- a CDS encoding PSD1 and planctomycete cytochrome C domain-containing protein, translating into MVKQTCSLFLLSCLMLTVSLGNSAFAESGAAPADLDFASDIRPLLSDACFACHGPDDEHREADFRMDLKEGLFGKAGEHALIVPGKPEESLIYQRMTAEDESLRMPPADSGKKLSKADIEKIRQWIAAGAPWASHWAFQPPVKPPVPQVKQQSLVQNPIDAFVLEKLEQRRLTFSEPADRITRLRRLSLDLIGLPPTIEEVDQFVNDPSPLAWQKQVTRLLASPHYGERWGRLWLDAARYADSNGYEKDAPRNVWLYRDWVIDAFNENKPYDQFITEQIAGDLLPQATQDQKVATGFMRNSMLNEEGGIDPEEFRMAAMFDRMDTIGKSILGLTLQCGQCHTHKYDPLTQENYYQIFACINNSYEASIRGYTDEEQKQRTKLFHKIHAIEEQLKAQKPDWATEMAAWEQSVKQNQPQWHVMKLTNIDSNSQRYFEQPDHSQLAQGYAPSRFTSNFEATVDASQIKALRLELLNHPNLPAGGPGRSTEGLCALTDIKLSVENPQDAKQKANIKFVKASADFANERQQLQNPYADKKGERGFTGPVEYAIDGDNSTAWGIDGGPGRMNQPHEAVFNAEKPFGYAAGTKLKISLVQMHGGWNSDDNQTMNLGRFRISYTTDENAAADQVPDRVRELLTISADQRTPQQQAEIFSYWRTLVPEWKTQNEQIAALWKQHPKGTTQLVYQERPAPRETHLLERGDFLKQKQVVDPGVPDFLNTLPQGTEVNRLTFARWLVDRKSPTTARAIVNRVWQAYFGQGIVTTSEDLGSQGAAPTHRKLLDWLSVWFMDEGWDLKKLHTLIVTSNTYQQSSRVTPALLEQDPYNRLLARGPRYRVDAEIVRDIALKASGLLNSEIGGPSVHPPAPAFLFEKPASYGPKTWHVDQDDDRYRRAIYTFRFRSVPYPMLQAFDAPNGDIATVKRNRSNTPLQALTTLNETLFMECATGLAETTLAAKGASDAERIETAFRRCVSRYPLQAEVQLLTRFLQKQRDYFAAHPEEVKQITTTNNSPEPATAELAAWVALSRILLNMDETITKE; encoded by the coding sequence ATGGTCAAACAAACGTGCTCACTGTTCCTACTGTCTTGCCTGATGCTGACAGTCTCTCTTGGAAATTCCGCCTTTGCAGAATCAGGGGCAGCGCCTGCGGACCTTGATTTCGCTTCCGATATTCGTCCGCTGTTATCCGACGCCTGTTTTGCCTGTCACGGTCCGGATGATGAACACCGTGAAGCCGATTTCCGCATGGATCTCAAAGAAGGACTCTTCGGCAAAGCGGGAGAGCACGCATTGATTGTTCCCGGCAAACCGGAAGAGAGTCTGATCTATCAGCGCATGACCGCCGAGGATGAAAGTCTGCGGATGCCTCCTGCCGACTCGGGTAAAAAACTCTCTAAGGCAGACATCGAAAAAATCCGTCAATGGATCGCCGCCGGCGCTCCCTGGGCTTCACACTGGGCCTTTCAGCCACCAGTAAAACCACCCGTTCCCCAGGTGAAACAACAGTCGCTGGTGCAGAATCCGATAGATGCATTCGTCCTGGAAAAACTTGAACAGCGACGCCTCACGTTTTCCGAACCAGCAGACCGCATCACGCGTCTGCGTCGTTTGAGTCTCGATCTGATCGGCCTGCCTCCTACCATTGAAGAGGTCGATCAATTCGTCAACGATCCGAGCCCTTTAGCCTGGCAGAAACAGGTGACACGTTTGCTCGCGTCTCCCCACTATGGCGAACGCTGGGGTCGTCTCTGGCTCGATGCAGCCCGCTATGCCGACTCGAACGGTTATGAAAAAGATGCGCCCCGGAATGTCTGGCTCTATCGAGACTGGGTGATTGATGCCTTCAACGAAAACAAACCTTACGATCAGTTCATTACCGAACAGATCGCCGGTGACCTGCTGCCCCAGGCGACACAGGATCAAAAAGTCGCCACCGGTTTCATGCGGAACTCCATGCTCAACGAAGAAGGGGGCATCGATCCCGAAGAGTTTCGCATGGCGGCCATGTTCGACCGCATGGATACGATCGGCAAAAGTATTCTGGGGCTGACCCTGCAGTGCGGACAATGTCACACGCACAAATACGATCCACTGACGCAGGAGAATTATTACCAGATCTTCGCCTGCATCAACAACTCCTACGAAGCCAGCATTCGCGGCTATACGGATGAAGAACAGAAGCAGCGCACTAAACTGTTTCACAAGATCCATGCGATTGAAGAACAGCTGAAAGCACAGAAGCCAGACTGGGCCACAGAGATGGCTGCCTGGGAACAAAGTGTCAAGCAGAACCAGCCCCAGTGGCACGTTATGAAGCTCACGAACATCGACAGCAACTCGCAGCGTTACTTCGAACAACCCGATCATTCCCAGCTGGCACAGGGCTATGCACCGTCCCGCTTCACTTCGAATTTTGAAGCGACCGTCGATGCGTCCCAGATCAAGGCCCTGCGGCTGGAACTCTTGAATCATCCCAACCTGCCCGCAGGCGGACCTGGCCGCTCGACCGAGGGTTTGTGTGCTCTCACCGACATCAAACTCAGTGTCGAAAATCCTCAGGATGCAAAACAGAAAGCCAACATCAAATTCGTAAAAGCCTCGGCAGACTTTGCGAATGAGCGACAACAGCTTCAGAATCCCTATGCAGACAAAAAAGGAGAGCGCGGGTTTACCGGCCCGGTGGAGTATGCCATCGATGGTGACAACTCAACCGCCTGGGGCATTGATGGGGGCCCGGGGCGCATGAATCAGCCCCATGAAGCAGTCTTCAATGCTGAAAAACCATTTGGCTATGCGGCAGGAACGAAGCTGAAGATCAGCCTGGTCCAGATGCACGGCGGGTGGAACAGCGATGATAACCAGACCATGAACCTGGGACGTTTTCGCATCTCGTATACGACAGATGAGAACGCCGCCGCCGATCAAGTTCCCGATCGCGTTCGTGAACTGCTGACGATCTCCGCTGATCAACGCACACCGCAACAGCAGGCCGAAATATTCAGCTACTGGCGGACGCTCGTCCCGGAGTGGAAAACGCAGAACGAACAGATCGCCGCCCTCTGGAAACAGCACCCTAAAGGGACGACACAGCTCGTCTACCAGGAACGACCGGCACCGCGCGAAACACATCTGCTCGAACGTGGTGACTTCCTCAAGCAGAAACAGGTGGTCGATCCCGGTGTTCCCGACTTTCTGAATACACTGCCACAAGGGACGGAAGTCAATCGACTGACCTTCGCCCGCTGGCTCGTAGATCGAAAGTCCCCCACGACCGCGCGGGCCATCGTCAACCGCGTCTGGCAGGCGTACTTCGGTCAAGGCATTGTTACCACCAGTGAAGACCTCGGTTCCCAAGGGGCAGCGCCGACGCACCGCAAGTTACTGGACTGGCTGTCCGTCTGGTTTATGGATGAAGGTTGGGATCTGAAAAAACTGCATACACTGATTGTCACCTCCAACACTTATCAGCAGTCGTCCCGCGTTACTCCGGCACTCCTGGAGCAGGATCCCTACAACCGACTCCTGGCCCGCGGTCCCCGCTATCGCGTCGATGCGGAGATCGTACGCGACATCGCCCTCAAGGCCAGCGGTCTGCTCAATTCCGAAATTGGCGGCCCCTCTGTCCATCCCCCCGCGCCAGCCTTTCTGTTCGAAAAGCCGGCCAGCTACGGTCCCAAAACCTGGCATGTCGATCAGGATGACGATCGCTATCGCCGGGCCATTTATACCTTCCGTTTCCGTTCTGTCCCCTATCCCATGCTGCAGGCCTTTGATGCGCCGAACGGCGATATCGCGACGGTTAAACGCAACCGTTCCAATACACCACTCCAGGCACTGACCACGCTCAATGAAACACTGTTCATGGAATGTGCCACGGGTCTCGCGGAAACCACTCTGGCTGCTAAGGGCGCCTCCGATGCAGAGCGAATCGAAACTGCTTTCCGCCGCTGTGTCTCCCGGTATCCTTTACAGGCAGAAGTTCAACTGCTGACTCGCTTCCTGCAGAAACAACGCGACTATTTCGCAGCGCATCCGGAAGAGGTTAAGCAGATCACAACCACCAATAACAGCCCGGAACCTGCCACCGCCGAACTGGCCGCCTGGGTCGCACTTTCGCGTATCCTGCTCAACATGGACGAAACGATTACCAAAGAATAA